A window from Sphingobium sp. EM0848 encodes these proteins:
- a CDS encoding type II toxin-antitoxin system VapC family toxin, giving the protein MRGIDTNIVVRLLTADDAEQAQAARRAIEGKEIFLGVTVLLEAEWVLRAGYDFKPAQIAGALRGLAGLPGMTVEEPAQLALALEWMEGGMDFADALHLARSDHCTEFLTFDRKLAKRAKALNTIPVVIP; this is encoded by the coding sequence GTGCGCGGGATTGATACCAATATCGTTGTACGGCTGCTGACCGCTGACGATGCGGAACAGGCGCAAGCCGCCCGACGAGCCATTGAAGGCAAGGAGATTTTTCTCGGCGTGACGGTGCTGCTGGAGGCGGAGTGGGTTTTGCGCGCGGGTTATGATTTTAAACCCGCCCAGATTGCCGGCGCCTTGCGCGGGCTCGCCGGCCTGCCGGGTATGACCGTGGAGGAACCGGCTCAACTGGCGCTGGCGCTGGAGTGGATGGAAGGCGGCATGGATTTCGCCGACGCCCTTCATCTGGCGCGATCGGACCATTGCACGGAATTTCTGACCTTCGACCGCAAATTGGCCAAGCGTGCCAAGGCTTTGAACACGATTCCGGTCGTCATTCCCTGA
- a CDS encoding glycine cleavage system protein R, translated as MTFGLSKRSQTSYQWLLESAEPRGENMDRTVILTVVGSDRPGLTRAIADAVYAAGGNWLESHLSRLGGKYVGSVLVELPEERLDELEKAARGIDAFGIKVDIIGSAKTDERAGQSLTIEIVGQDRPGIVREVTTVLAGLEVNIEDFATAIEGSAWSGAPLFKGKMKLLIPENLSTDIVCEALEGISGEIMVDFATAAN; from the coding sequence ATGACATTTGGCCTCTCCAAAAGAAGCCAAACATCCTATCAGTGGTTGCTGGAGAGTGCCGAACCTAGAGGTGAAAACATGGATCGAACGGTAATCCTGACGGTGGTCGGCAGCGACCGCCCCGGCCTCACTCGCGCGATAGCCGATGCGGTATATGCGGCAGGCGGCAACTGGCTGGAGAGCCATCTTTCGCGGCTCGGCGGAAAATATGTCGGCTCGGTGTTGGTCGAACTGCCTGAAGAGCGTCTGGATGAACTTGAGAAGGCCGCCCGCGGGATCGATGCGTTCGGGATCAAAGTCGACATCATCGGGTCTGCCAAAACGGACGAGCGAGCAGGACAATCGCTGACAATCGAAATCGTCGGGCAGGATCGCCCCGGAATCGTTCGTGAAGTGACCACCGTACTCGCTGGGCTGGAAGTCAATATCGAGGATTTTGCTACTGCCATTGAAGGCAGTGCATGGTCCGGCGCGCCGCTGTTTAAGGGGAAAATGAAGCTGTTGATTCCTGAGAATCTCTCCACCGACATAGTATGCGAGGCACTCGAAGGCATATCGGGAGAGATCATGGTCGATTTCGCTACCGCTGCGAACTGA
- a CDS encoding IS4 family transposase, translated as MSGKAKFSSEAVHSFVDELFGADLHAKRVTSLAKATVGTLQASSLAVSAIGHGLALAQGGLSRHAIKQVDRMLSNDGIDVDALMADWAGYCLGSRTEIAVAMDWTDFDADGHSTLMLSLLTEHGRATPLLWLTVRKAELKERRNHYEYWIVTRLAELLPTEVKVLLVADRGFGDTKLYGVLKDELHFDYVIRFRGNIKVTAAGECRPAKEWLGPSGRARLLREATVTAQGCPVGAVVCVQAKDMKEPWCLATSLTTVTAKTLIDLYSRRWGIECSFRDAKDWRFGMGMSATRVSTPARRDRLWLIAALAIVLLTVLGAAGEAIGYDRHLRTSTTSRRVHSLFRQGVMYYQLIPNMPEERLRPLILQFENLIRHHQLLKRTFGII; from the coding sequence ATGAGCGGCAAGGCGAAGTTTTCTTCTGAGGCGGTGCATTCCTTTGTCGACGAACTTTTTGGCGCGGACCTGCACGCGAAGCGGGTGACATCGCTGGCGAAGGCGACGGTGGGCACGTTGCAGGCGTCGTCGCTGGCGGTGAGCGCGATTGGCCACGGTCTCGCACTGGCCCAGGGAGGGCTGTCGCGTCACGCGATCAAGCAGGTCGACCGGATGCTGTCGAATGACGGGATCGATGTCGACGCGCTGATGGCCGACTGGGCCGGCTATTGCCTGGGTAGCCGCACCGAGATCGCCGTCGCCATGGACTGGACCGACTTCGATGCCGACGGGCACTCGACCCTGATGCTGTCGCTGCTTACCGAGCATGGCCGGGCAACGCCGCTACTGTGGTTGACGGTACGCAAGGCGGAGCTGAAAGAGCGGCGCAATCACTATGAATATTGGATCGTCACCCGGCTTGCCGAGCTCTTGCCGACAGAAGTGAAGGTGCTGCTCGTCGCCGATCGCGGCTTTGGCGACACCAAGCTCTACGGCGTCCTCAAGGACGAGTTGCACTTCGACTATGTCATCCGCTTTCGTGGCAACATCAAGGTGACGGCCGCCGGTGAGTGCCGTCCGGCAAAGGAGTGGCTCGGCCCATCGGGACGTGCCAGGCTGTTGCGCGAGGCCACGGTCACGGCGCAGGGTTGCCCCGTCGGGGCGGTCGTGTGCGTCCAGGCCAAGGATATGAAAGAGCCGTGGTGCCTCGCGACCAGCTTGACCACGGTGACGGCCAAGACCCTCATTGATCTTTACTCGCGGCGCTGGGGCATCGAATGCTCGTTTCGCGATGCCAAGGACTGGCGGTTCGGGATGGGCATGTCGGCAACCCGCGTCTCCACGCCCGCCCGGCGCGACAGGCTGTGGCTGATCGCCGCTCTCGCCATTGTCCTCCTGACCGTGCTCGGCGCCGCCGGCGAGGCCATCGGCTACGACCGCCATCTGCGCACCAGCACGACATCGCGACGCGTGCATTCACTCTTCCGGCAGGGCGTGATGTACTATCAACTCATCCCCAACATGCCCGAGGAAAGACTACGCCCTCTCATCCTACAGTTCGAGAACCTTATCCGCCACCATCAGCTCCTCAAACGGACTTTCGGAATCATTTGA
- a CDS encoding P-loop NTPase fold protein, producing the protein MTQNEPGIRGEHALRDDEPDRLGFSDVAERIALSVMDRASADGLVIGIDGEWGSGKSSLLHLIERKLNQLPDEKRPTIISFRPWLVGRRDALLSSFFNDLARKIASVSHAEGDATKSSMIAATALARQVRTFAALLGRTGELVEAGGKLWAPAEWIGKIIKGVGKLFDKGSKEETGPDLATLKARITRDLHKLGHRFIVTVDDVDRLEPSEVMEVLRLVRSVADFPNIIYLLCYDVDRLAEAIETTSQVDDGKDYLEKIVQLTVMVPQPEPFELRQWFAEDLAPLLGPISDEVSERLKSVIDQEGGAQLRTPRSVVRTLDSIRFFWPATRSEKIDAADLVWLQLIKDGNPDLYRWVETYVASVAATSFGTARVTERSVKTRLTNLLEIVEDRQLHDMLYRHFFSELLPGIETSMDDQDEPVKIHQAVTPQAVQAAIAGRRLASPDHYRLYFSLVGPSYAVTQEGFDQFWNSVDKTPAAAAATLLEFQGQKALGTLRKLDILLERLRGTDLALWSSTRATNLLLALGEMMDDAFRRGPREPNIIITTWDRAEKLVALLYPRLDATDREQVTEQLFSKATAIGWATNLLRRETFAHGRVGEQRRPNSDWVLSEEELDHANRLMIARFSTLTIDEVIAAPRPLWIFFAWNQAGDPDGPRKLLAEATRTDAGLVGIMNRLTTRIDTSDSWYTVIRRENIAPFLDYDEILARLQRIAAEGNEELAVSARRLIEAAEEARNW; encoded by the coding sequence ATGACGCAAAACGAACCTGGAATCCGGGGTGAACATGCACTGCGGGACGACGAACCAGACCGTCTCGGCTTCTCCGATGTCGCTGAACGAATCGCGTTGTCGGTCATGGATCGCGCATCGGCCGATGGCCTGGTCATTGGCATTGATGGTGAATGGGGTTCCGGAAAATCGAGCCTGCTGCACCTCATCGAGCGCAAGCTGAACCAGCTTCCAGACGAGAAGCGCCCTACGATCATTAGCTTTCGTCCCTGGCTCGTCGGTCGCCGGGACGCGCTGCTGTCGAGTTTCTTCAACGATCTCGCACGAAAAATTGCGAGCGTCAGCCACGCCGAAGGCGACGCGACCAAATCTTCGATGATCGCCGCGACAGCCTTGGCGAGGCAGGTCAGAACCTTTGCCGCGCTGCTTGGCCGAACGGGCGAGCTTGTCGAGGCGGGCGGCAAATTATGGGCGCCGGCAGAATGGATCGGGAAGATCATCAAGGGGGTCGGAAAGCTTTTCGACAAAGGCTCGAAAGAAGAGACGGGTCCTGATCTAGCAACGCTCAAAGCCAGAATCACGCGGGATCTGCACAAGCTAGGGCACCGGTTCATCGTGACGGTGGACGATGTCGACCGGCTTGAACCTTCCGAGGTCATGGAAGTCCTGCGCCTTGTGCGGTCGGTCGCCGACTTTCCCAATATCATCTATCTGCTGTGCTATGATGTGGATCGGCTCGCCGAAGCCATTGAGACCACATCGCAGGTGGACGACGGCAAGGACTATCTCGAAAAAATTGTCCAGCTCACGGTCATGGTTCCCCAACCCGAGCCGTTTGAACTTCGGCAATGGTTCGCCGAAGATCTGGCCCCGCTCCTCGGACCCATTTCGGACGAGGTGAGCGAGCGGCTGAAATCGGTGATCGATCAGGAGGGCGGCGCCCAGCTCCGCACACCACGGTCGGTCGTTCGGACCCTCGATTCGATCCGCTTCTTCTGGCCCGCGACCCGCAGCGAAAAGATCGATGCGGCCGACCTTGTCTGGCTCCAGCTCATCAAGGATGGGAATCCCGATCTCTATCGTTGGGTCGAAACCTATGTCGCTTCCGTCGCTGCAACGTCTTTCGGCACGGCAAGGGTTACCGAAAGGAGCGTGAAGACTCGCCTCACCAATCTGCTGGAGATAGTGGAGGATCGGCAACTCCACGACATGCTTTATCGCCATTTTTTCAGCGAACTGCTCCCCGGCATTGAGACCTCGATGGACGACCAGGATGAACCGGTCAAAATTCACCAGGCCGTCACGCCCCAGGCCGTTCAAGCGGCAATCGCTGGACGCAGGCTCGCCAGCCCCGATCATTACCGCCTTTATTTCAGCTTGGTTGGGCCCTCGTACGCGGTGACACAGGAGGGCTTCGATCAATTCTGGAATTCGGTCGACAAGACGCCTGCTGCTGCTGCTGCAACCCTGCTTGAATTCCAAGGGCAGAAGGCGCTTGGCACGCTCAGGAAACTCGACATACTCCTTGAGCGACTGAGGGGGACGGACCTGGCGCTCTGGTCCAGCACGCGAGCGACAAACCTCCTGCTGGCTTTGGGGGAGATGATGGATGACGCCTTTCGGCGCGGCCCCCGCGAACCTAATATCATCATCACCACCTGGGATCGTGCGGAAAAGCTGGTTGCCCTCCTCTATCCACGCCTTGACGCAACTGACCGCGAGCAAGTCACTGAGCAGCTGTTCAGCAAAGCCACGGCCATTGGCTGGGCAACCAATTTGTTGCGACGGGAGACCTTCGCTCATGGTCGCGTTGGAGAGCAAAGACGCCCGAACAGCGACTGGGTGCTAAGCGAGGAGGAGCTTGACCACGCCAACCGCCTCATGATTGCACGCTTCTCGACCCTGACGATCGACGAGGTGATCGCGGCGCCCCGACCGCTCTGGATATTTTTTGCCTGGAACCAGGCCGGAGACCCGGACGGCCCACGCAAACTGCTCGCCGAAGCCACGCGGACCGACGCCGGACTGGTCGGCATCATGAACCGGCTGACGACCCGGATAGACACCAGCGACAGCTGGTACACGGTCATAAGACGCGAGAATATCGCCCCGTTCCTGGATTACGACGAAATTCTTGCCCGTCTCCAACGGATTGCTGCCGAAGGAAATGAAGAGCTCGCGGTTTCGGCGCGGCGCCTTATAGAAGCAGCCGAAGAGGCCAGAAATTGGTGA
- a CDS encoding MucR family transcriptional regulator yields the protein MTDELLAARNNLITLTADIVSAHLSNNMVPVPEVAGLIAQVHGALSGLGTPASPPQEDLKPAVPVRSSVKPDHIVCLEDGKKLKMLKRHLMTHYQMTPDDYRRKWNLPADYPMVAPSYAAKRRDLALTIGLGQKQKGQGAKGRKASPKKD from the coding sequence ATGACGGACGAATTGCTGGCAGCGCGGAATAACCTGATCACCCTGACGGCGGATATTGTGTCGGCGCATCTGTCGAACAATATGGTGCCGGTGCCCGAGGTGGCGGGGCTGATCGCCCAGGTGCATGGCGCGCTTTCCGGCCTGGGCACGCCTGCCTCCCCGCCGCAGGAAGACCTGAAACCCGCCGTGCCGGTCCGTTCCTCGGTGAAGCCGGATCATATTGTCTGTCTGGAGGACGGCAAGAAGCTCAAGATGCTCAAGCGCCACCTGATGACCCACTATCAGATGACGCCCGACGATTATCGCCGGAAGTGGAACCTGCCCGCCGACTATCCGATGGTCGCGCCCAGCTACGCTGCCAAGCGGCGCGATCTCGCCCTGACGATCGGCCTTGGCCAGAAGCAGAAGGGGCAGGGCGCGAAGGGGCGGAAGGCGTCTCCCAAAAAGGATTGA
- a CDS encoding NADH dehydrogenase ubiquinone Fe-S protein 4, with protein MAAPAEGRARTFESGPSANDNHAVAVAGATSFPHGANAIIEPLALTTNGGRRRQNRWRVRFAPRWGPVADPLIGWTGGGDPLATIELRFPDRASAERYCQRQGLIFECRTARSPGQIRPAIPDALGPELSCWPTGPHALCCGNFPCASAAANEDDDRRSA; from the coding sequence ATGGCGGCGCCCGCTGAGGGCCGGGCCCGGACTTTCGAGTCCGGGCCTTCGGCCAACGACAACCATGCAGTTGCCGTCGCGGGTGCGACCTCGTTCCCGCACGGCGCCAATGCGATCATCGAGCCGCTGGCCTTGACGACAAACGGCGGCCGACGCCGCCAAAATCGATGGCGGGTCAGGTTCGCGCCGCGCTGGGGCCCGGTCGCCGACCCGCTGATTGGTTGGACCGGCGGAGGCGATCCCCTCGCGACGATCGAGCTACGCTTTCCCGACCGCGCCTCGGCCGAGCGATATTGTCAGAGGCAGGGTCTCATCTTCGAATGCCGGACGGCACGATCGCCAGGCCAAATCCGTCCCGCTATCCCCGATGCCCTGGGTCCCGAGCTTTCCTGCTGGCCCACGGGCCCGCATGCCTTGTGCTGCGGCAATTTCCCTTGTGCCAGCGCGGCCGCCAATGAGGACGATGATCGCAGGTCTGCATAA
- the groES gene encoding co-chaperone GroES, with product MHFRPLHDRVVVRRIEAEEKTSGGIIIPDTAKEKPQEGEVVAVGAGLRDDSGKLVELAVKAGDRVLFGKWSGTEVKIDGEDLLIMKESDILGVIEAAAQLKQAA from the coding sequence ATGCATTTCCGCCCCTTGCACGACCGTGTGGTCGTCCGCCGCATCGAAGCCGAGGAGAAGACCTCGGGCGGCATCATCATCCCCGACACCGCCAAGGAAAAGCCGCAGGAAGGGGAAGTGGTCGCCGTCGGCGCGGGCCTGCGCGACGATAGCGGCAAGCTCGTTGAACTCGCCGTTAAGGCGGGCGACCGCGTGCTTTTCGGCAAATGGTCGGGAACCGAGGTCAAGATCGACGGCGAGGATTTGCTCATCATGAAGGAGAGCGACATCCTCGGCGTAATCGAGGCCGCGGCCCAGCTCAAGCAGGCCGCCTGA
- a CDS encoding DNA methyltransferase: protein MAKTPQQEARSTGIQAKTQSVPRNRIAHGNCIEKLRALPNGAVDLVLTDPPYICRYRSRDGRTVANDDNSDWLRPAFAEIARVTKPGSFAISFYGWSAVEKFVLAWRSVGLVPVGHIVFRKHYASSTRFLRYEHEQAFLLAKGRPAQPAHALPDVIDWPRYTGNRRHPTEKPVEILRPLVETFSAPGDIVLDPFCGSGSTLEAARTCGRAFLGVELDGEHFRTASSRMGLLS from the coding sequence ATGGCAAAGACACCGCAGCAGGAGGCGCGTTCGACCGGTATTCAGGCAAAGACCCAGTCCGTACCCCGCAACCGTATCGCCCATGGCAATTGTATCGAAAAATTGAGAGCGCTACCCAACGGCGCGGTCGATCTTGTCCTGACCGATCCGCCCTATATCTGCCGATACCGTTCGCGTGACGGACGCACGGTTGCCAACGACGATAATTCCGACTGGCTTCGTCCGGCCTTTGCCGAGATTGCGCGCGTGACGAAGCCTGGCAGCTTTGCCATCAGCTTCTATGGCTGGAGTGCGGTCGAAAAATTTGTGCTGGCCTGGCGTTCGGTCGGGCTTGTCCCGGTCGGTCATATCGTCTTCCGCAAACATTATGCCTCATCGACGCGCTTCCTGCGCTACGAGCATGAGCAGGCTTTCCTGCTGGCGAAGGGGCGGCCGGCGCAGCCCGCGCATGCTTTGCCGGATGTGATCGACTGGCCGCGCTATACCGGCAACAGGCGGCATCCCACCGAGAAGCCGGTGGAAATTCTGCGGCCATTGGTCGAGACATTCAGCGCGCCTGGCGACATTGTGCTTGATCCCTTTTGCGGCTCGGGATCGACGCTGGAAGCGGCTCGGACATGTGGGCGCGCTTTTCTTGGCGTCGAACTGGATGGCGAGCATTTCCGCACAGCGAGCAGTCGCATGGGGCTCTTGTCCTGA
- a CDS encoding IS110 family transposase, producing the protein MERNTTFIGLDVSKETIAVAIADGGRRGEVRFYGTISSKPESVAKLIKTLAAKHRSLAFAYEAGPTGYGLHRQLIELGHACHVVAPSMTPARPGSQIKTDRRDAVVLASLFRAGELTSIWVPDTEHEAMRDLIRVRISAVETVRRARQQLLSFLLRHGRIYKDGIKHWSKRHRRWLGDQRFDHPAQQIAFEEYIRAIEQAEDRRSRLEKQIEALLPSWSLHPVVAAIQALRGVSLIAAVTIIAEVGDFRRFANPRQLMGWLGLVPRERSSGSTRSQGKITKAGNSRARRMLVESAWTYRLPARIAGDLLRRSANLSQEARDIAWKAQVRLCARYRRLLRSGRPKNVVTVAIARELAAFVWAIAIQTPAPAQTA; encoded by the coding sequence ATGGAACGGAATACAACATTTATCGGGCTGGATGTAAGTAAGGAAACGATCGCGGTCGCGATCGCCGACGGTGGTCGCCGTGGCGAGGTGCGGTTTTACGGAACCATCTCGAGTAAACCGGAGTCGGTAGCCAAGCTGATCAAGACGCTGGCGGCAAAGCACAGGTCGCTGGCCTTCGCTTACGAGGCAGGGCCAACCGGGTATGGCCTGCATCGGCAACTGATCGAACTGGGCCATGCCTGTCATGTAGTGGCGCCTTCGATGACGCCGGCCCGGCCTGGCAGCCAGATCAAGACCGACCGCCGCGATGCCGTCGTTCTGGCCAGCCTGTTTCGCGCCGGTGAACTGACATCGATCTGGGTGCCCGACACAGAGCATGAAGCCATGCGTGACCTCATCCGGGTCCGGATTTCCGCAGTGGAAACGGTGCGCCGGGCGCGACAACAACTGCTGTCCTTCCTCCTGCGCCACGGCCGGATCTATAAGGATGGCATCAAACATTGGAGCAAGAGGCATCGTCGCTGGCTGGGCGACCAGCGTTTCGATCATCCCGCTCAGCAGATTGCGTTCGAGGAATATATCCGCGCCATCGAGCAGGCCGAGGATCGCCGTTCGCGACTTGAGAAGCAAATCGAAGCGCTGCTTCCCAGCTGGTCTCTCCATCCGGTGGTGGCAGCTATCCAGGCATTGCGTGGCGTATCGCTCATCGCGGCGGTAACCATCATCGCGGAGGTGGGCGATTTCCGGCGCTTCGCCAATCCTCGCCAGCTTATGGGATGGCTCGGACTTGTGCCACGCGAACGGTCGTCGGGGTCTACCCGCTCACAGGGAAAAATCACCAAGGCAGGCAATAGCCGGGCCCGCCGCATGTTGGTGGAGAGCGCCTGGACCTATCGGCTCCCGGCGCGGATCGCCGGAGACCTCCTCCGTCGCAGTGCCAATCTCTCCCAGGAAGCGCGGGACATCGCGTGGAAGGCGCAGGTTCGCCTCTGCGCGCGCTACCGTCGATTGCTGCGGTCAGGACGGCCCAAGAATGTCGTGACAGTCGCCATCGCACGCGAACTCGCCGCCTTCGTCTGGGCGATAGCCATCCAGACTCCCGCTCCGGCGCAAACCGCTTGA
- a CDS encoding AbrB/MazE/SpoVT family DNA-binding domain-containing protein — MGVQERITTTVSTKGQVILPKAIREQRHWPAGTKLIVEETPEGVLLKPMPIFAPTDIDAVFGSLRSTKPALSIDAMNAVIAREAKRRARD; from the coding sequence ATGGGCGTGCAGGAACGGATTACGACCACGGTGTCGACCAAGGGACAGGTCATCTTGCCCAAGGCGATCCGCGAGCAGCGGCATTGGCCTGCCGGTACGAAGCTGATCGTCGAAGAAACGCCGGAGGGCGTCCTCCTAAAACCTATGCCGATCTTCGCACCAACCGACATTGATGCCGTTTTCGGTTCGCTGCGGTCGACCAAGCCCGCATTGTCCATCGATGCCATGAACGCGGTCATCGCCAGGGAAGCGAAGCGACGTGCGCGGGATTGA
- a CDS encoding usg protein produces MSRRDFIVQLEGRRLTTAQIHYYRPDAPSLLQLFVWQEYDLAPDFPVLFEFLEHWRREIEAALHSVCISHEGMIRPTKWRAVDGVIDIR; encoded by the coding sequence ATGAGCCGCCGGGATTTTATCGTGCAGCTAGAGGGCCGTCGGCTGACGACGGCTCAGATCCACTACTACCGTCCCGATGCGCCTTCGCTGCTGCAACTGTTCGTCTGGCAGGAGTACGATCTCGCGCCCGATTTTCCAGTGCTGTTCGAGTTTCTCGAGCATTGGCGGCGCGAGATCGAGGCCGCGCTGCACTCGGTGTGCATATCGCACGAGGGGATGATCCGCCCCACCAAGTGGCGCGCGGTCGATGGCGTGATCGATATCCGGTGA
- a CDS encoding YdcH family protein: protein MNDHYLRYLEREHARLEAEIREEEKRPLPRHFLIGRLKKLKLAVKDEIAACSGHEAEREAA from the coding sequence ATGAATGACCACTATCTGCGCTACCTCGAGCGCGAACATGCGCGTCTCGAAGCCGAAATTCGCGAGGAGGAGAAGCGTCCCCTTCCGCGCCATTTCCTGATCGGCCGGCTCAAGAAGCTGAAGCTCGCGGTCAAGGACGAGATAGCGGCCTGCTCGGGGCACGAGGCCGAGCGCGAAGCCGCCTGA
- the groL gene encoding chaperonin GroEL (60 kDa chaperone family; promotes refolding of misfolded polypeptides especially under stressful conditions; forms two stacked rings of heptamers to form a barrel-shaped 14mer; ends can be capped by GroES; misfolded proteins enter the barrel where they are refolded when GroES binds) — MAAKEVKFASDARDRMLRGVDTLANAVKVTLGPKGRNVVIEKSFGAPRITKDGVTVAKEIELKDKFENMGAQMLREVASKQNDKAGDGTTTATVLAQAIVREGTKAVSAGMNPMDLKRGIDLAVGAVVKDLEAHARKVSANSEIAQVATISANGDEEVGRILAEAMEKVGNEGVITVEEAKSLATELETVEGMQFDRGYLSPYFVTNAEKLKVELDDPYILIHEKKLSNLQAMIPLLEQVVQSGRPLLIIAEDVEGEALATLVVNKLRGGLKVAAVKAPGFGDRRKAMLEDIAILTAGNVVSEELGTKLENVTIGMLGRAKKVIIDKDNTTVVDGAGARSDIDARVAQIRAQIETTTSDYDREKLQERVAKLAGGVAVIRVGGATEVEVKEKKDRVDDALHATRAAVEEGILPGGGIPLLRALKALGGLKAANDDQQSGIDIVRRALRAPARQIADNAGEDGAFIVGKLLESEDYNWGFNAATGQYEDLVGSGVIDPAKVVRTALQDAASVASLLITTEALVAEAPKDDKGAKAAMPEMEY; from the coding sequence ATGGCTGCCAAGGAAGTGAAGTTTGCGTCCGACGCGCGTGATCGCATGCTGCGCGGCGTGGATACGCTGGCCAACGCAGTGAAGGTGACCCTGGGACCCAAGGGCCGCAACGTGGTCATCGAGAAATCGTTCGGCGCGCCGCGCATCACCAAGGACGGCGTAACCGTCGCCAAGGAAATCGAACTCAAGGACAAGTTCGAGAACATGGGCGCGCAAATGCTGCGCGAGGTCGCGTCGAAGCAGAACGACAAGGCCGGCGACGGCACCACCACCGCGACCGTGCTCGCCCAGGCGATCGTGCGCGAAGGCACAAAGGCCGTCTCGGCAGGCATGAACCCGATGGACCTGAAACGCGGCATCGACCTCGCCGTCGGCGCCGTGGTCAAGGACCTCGAAGCCCATGCGCGGAAGGTCAGCGCCAACAGCGAGATCGCGCAGGTCGCGACCATCTCGGCGAACGGCGACGAGGAAGTCGGCCGCATTCTCGCCGAGGCGATGGAGAAGGTCGGCAACGAGGGCGTCATCACGGTCGAAGAGGCCAAGAGCCTCGCGACAGAGCTTGAAACCGTCGAGGGTATGCAGTTCGATCGTGGCTATCTGTCGCCTTACTTCGTGACCAACGCGGAGAAGCTCAAGGTCGAGCTCGACGATCCCTACATTCTCATCCACGAGAAGAAGCTGTCGAACCTGCAGGCGATGATCCCGCTGCTCGAGCAGGTAGTGCAGTCGGGCCGGCCGCTCCTTATCATCGCCGAGGACGTGGAGGGCGAGGCGCTGGCGACGCTGGTCGTCAACAAGCTGCGCGGCGGCCTCAAGGTTGCAGCGGTCAAAGCGCCGGGCTTCGGCGATCGCCGCAAAGCCATGCTGGAAGACATCGCGATCCTAACTGCCGGCAACGTCGTCAGCGAGGAACTCGGCACCAAGCTCGAGAACGTCACGATCGGGATGCTCGGCCGAGCCAAGAAGGTCATCATCGACAAGGACAATACGACCGTCGTCGATGGTGCCGGAGCCCGCTCAGACATCGATGCCCGCGTCGCCCAGATCCGCGCACAGATCGAGACCACGACGAGCGACTACGATCGCGAGAAGCTGCAGGAACGCGTGGCCAAGCTCGCGGGCGGTGTCGCGGTGATCCGCGTCGGCGGCGCGACCGAGGTCGAGGTGAAGGAGAAGAAGGATCGCGTCGATGACGCACTCCACGCCACCCGCGCCGCGGTCGAGGAAGGCATTCTGCCGGGAGGCGGTATTCCGCTGCTGCGCGCGCTCAAGGCGCTTGGCGGCCTCAAGGCGGCGAACGACGACCAGCAGTCAGGCATCGATATTGTCCGCCGCGCACTTCGCGCGCCGGCACGGCAGATCGCTGACAACGCCGGTGAGGATGGTGCCTTCATCGTCGGCAAGCTCCTGGAGAGCGAGGACTACAATTGGGGCTTCAACGCCGCCACCGGCCAATATGAAGATCTGGTCGGCTCCGGGGTGATCGATCCCGCCAAGGTGGTCCGCACCGCGCTTCAGGATGCCGCTTCGGTGGCCTCGCTGCTGATCACGACCGAGGCGCTCGTCGCCGAAGCGCCCAAGGATGACAAGGGCGCAAAGGCCGCGATGCCGGAGATGGAGTACTGA